ATCACTGCGAATTCTGCCTTGACTTACCTTTTCCGGGGGGGTAACATTTTATCATTAACCGAGAGGTATGCCCGGTCGGGCGGATCGGCTTGGAAGACGCGAGACCACGAGCGCGAGTTGCGCTGACGGCGCACCGGCATTGCAAACCGTATGCTGGAACAGCTTAGAAATCAATCGGAGGAGTTGAAGAATGCGTAAATTTGCCTTTTGCCTGGTACTCAGTGTGACCAGTACGGTGGTCAGTGCGGCCAGCCTGACTTTAGACCCCGTGACCGTTGTCCACCAATATCAACAGACCTCGAACAGACCATGTGTCATTGGTGATCCATCCTGTCACAATCCTGCAGGTTTTGATTTGACCATCCTTCCGGTCGGGGGGCAGGTGTCGTCCTACAATGCGTTCTCCCCTATTTATACCGTGGCGCAAGTTCAGAGCATCGTCGGAAATACCTTCATGGTGGGCGTTGACATCAATCAGGCTACGGGGCAGGGACCTCAGTCGCTCAGCCTGTTCACGATGTTGATTAACGGCGTTGTCGTCGATACCTACACGGGGGCGCCGACCTCAGTTCCACCTACGGTTGGCGGAGGCAACGGGAACGGCTATGCTGATTACCTCGTACATGGATTTACCAGCCTTGCGGGCCTTGCCGCAACCGACACAGTGCAGTTTCACGCAACCATGCCGGTGATCAATGACGGCAGGGAAGAGTTCTTCCTTCTTGCCAGCACTGCCCCCCCTTCCACCGTTCCTGAGCCGGCTACTTACGCCCTCCTGGGTGGTGGATTAGCGGCTCTCGGCGTTCTTCGGTCACGTCGTCGCGTTTAGCTGTTATCCCGTGCCGCCACCCTCTTCAGGGTGGCCCATACTGAGCTGGTGCGGACTCCCCTCAGGGAATCCGCGCCAGCTCTTCGGCGTTATGGCGGATAGGTTGTGTCCTCCACTGTCGACCTACCGTGAAGGGAGCATTTGTCCATTTGCACCATGCCATAGCGGCCAAATCAGGTTACTTGCTCCGGGAGGCTGCCAGCCGTACCTGTGTGGTGGCGCTACTCGGAAGGCCTAGTAGCCGCTGGTCTGGTCCACATTTGAAACCGGCCGGTTGATGCTGCATCCCGCTCCGAAGCCACGGTTGATGACTCTGCGTCCGTAGACCCCTTGGACGGTGAAATGGTAGCTGATCGCGACGGCAGCCAGCACATCCAGCGAATGCTCCGCATCGGAGCCATCCCTCGTCTTTGTCGTCCCGTCGATGTTCACCAGGCGGTCTGGATCTTAGGTGTCCCCTGAGAGTCCGGATGCGGAGTGCAGCGGGGACTACATTCGAGTAGCGGTCGTCCAGCCGCGAGTTAATAGACCCCGGCCGCTTGGGTTCGGCGATCCCGGCAGCGTGCCATCCCGGCGCCAGCCGGGCTGAGCCGGACGGAGGCCCAGGCCCGCAAATGCTAAACTGCAAGGAACGAAGAGCCCTTTCCGCCCCGGGATCTGCACTTCTTACCCAATTGATCATGCCGATAGAGCACTGGTTTTCACGCCGGACATTTGCCGGTCTGCTCCTTGGTCTGGCAGCGGCATGTGGCTGGCGCCGGGCGCCCGTCCCCGCTCCGGCCACCTCGAATCTCTCCTATGGACCCAGCCCCTCCCAGCGCTTTGACGTGTACTCGGCACCAGCCTTGTCTGGAAGCCTGGCGCCGCTCGTTGTGCTGATCCACGGAGGAGGCTGGGAGAGCGGCTCGCGTGCCGAAGTCGCGAAGTTCATCCCGTATTTCACGGAGCGCCGCTGGGTGGTCGCAAACATCGGCTACCGGCTCACGCCGGAAGCGGTGGCGCCGGCCGCAGCAGAGGACGTTCGCAACGCGATCGCGTCCGTCTGCGCCCGCGCCGCGTACGGTGCAGGTGACCAGCGGTGGCACGGCTCTCGGTTTTCAGGCCGTCTCCGCGGCTGCTTGGCTGTCGGTCAGCCCGGCTAGCGGTAGCACGCCAGCCCCTCTGGCTGTCTCGGTGAATCCAGTCGGCCTACAACCGGGCGTCTATCAGGGGGCGATTACGCTCACCGGCGCCGGCACTCCGGGCAGCTCGACGACCGTCAATGTCACCCTTACCGTGTCGGCACCGGTGGTTGTGAACTTCACGGCCTCTCCCTCCGCACTCTATTTGTCGTACACGCTGGGAGCACTATGCCGGCGCCGGTACAGTTGCGCATCGTGTCTTCGCCCACCGGGGCAGGGTTCAGCGCCACAACCAGCGCGCCCTGGCTGCTGGTGACGCCGTCGTCCGGGACCGCCACGGCGTACGTGACTGTTTCAGTTGTGCCGGGTATCCTCACAGCGGGCACGAGTCTAGCCAATGTCGTCATTGTCGGCACTGGCGGCGGGCAGTTGACGGTGCCTGTTTAGGTGAAAGTCACGGCGCAGCCGGACTTCATTCTGAAGACGAAGTCCTTGAGTTTCAGTTACACGATCGGAGACGCGACGCCGGTGGGCCAGTCGCTGTCGATTGCTTCGACATCGGTCCAGTTCAACTGGACCGGCAGCACCAATGCTCCGTGACTGCGTCTATCGGCCAGCTCGGGCGCGACTCCGTCGTCGGTGGTGGTGACGGCCGATCCTTCTGGCTTGAGTGCCGGCGTATACAATGGCGCTGTGACGCTGGCATCGCCGTCGACGGTGAGCGGTACAGCCGTGGTGCCGGTGGCATTGACGGTGGTGAGCGTCGCCACTGCCAATCCGGCGACTTTCTACACATCGCCGGCTGGGCTGTATCTGAACTACACGGTGGGCGGCGTGGCGCCGGCGCCGGTGGTGGTGCGGATCACGGCTGACAAGGCGGGAGCGACGTTCACGGTGGGAACGGCGGCAGGGTGGCTCCAGGTGATGCCGGGCAGCGGAGCGGTGACGTCGACGATTACAATTACAGCCTAGCCGGGGCTGCTGACGCCAGGCACGCATCTGGCGGACGTGGTGGTGACGGGAACGGGGGAGGTACGCGAACCATTCCGGTATCGCTGAAAGTCGCGGCGCAGCCGTCGATCACAGTGAACCCGAAGTCGCTGGCCTTCAGCGCCGTCGCGGGAACGATGCCGGCGGGCAAGAGCCTGGGGGTGGGTTCGACAACGGTGGCATTCAACTACAGCTTGAGCGTGAATGCGCCGCGGTTGAAGCTGTCCACGACTTCAGGCGTGGCGTGGGGTACGGCTGTGGTTTCGGCGGACACGACGGGGTTGGCGCCGGGCACCTACAGCGCGGCGGTGACGGTCACCGCGCCCACTACCGGGAACGGAACCGTGACGGTTCCTGTGACACTCACCGTGCCACCTTAGCCCCAATACTGTGCACCTAACAATCAACTCCGGACCGACTACCTAACTCGACGAGCCGATGAATCCTGGGCAACTTTGCGCGGCTGCGCTAGACTCAATTCACATGAAACCAGCACGGCGCATCTTTCATGATGTGTCCTCTGGCAACTGCATCACTGCCACAATATGGCTGAGTGGAATCATATGCAAGCGGCGAAATTGATCTGTGTGGGCGGAGCCCGGCCCAACTTCATGAAACTGGCTCCCCTGGTGCGTCTCCTGCGCGGCGATGATCGCTTCCAGACGCTCCTCGTCAACACTGGGCAGCACTACGACGATCAGATGTCGGGTCAGTTCTTTCGCGACCTCGGCATGCCTGAGCCTGACTATCAGATGGAGGTGGGATCGGGCTCACACGCGGTGCAAACCGGCGAAATCAT
The nucleotide sequence above comes from Armatimonadota bacterium. Encoded proteins:
- a CDS encoding PEP-CTERM sorting domain-containing protein — translated: MRKFAFCLVLSVTSTVVSAASLTLDPVTVVHQYQQTSNRPCVIGDPSCHNPAGFDLTILPVGGQVSSYNAFSPIYTVAQVQSIVGNTFMVGVDINQATGQGPQSLSLFTMLINGVVVDTYTGAPTSVPPTVGGGNGNGYADYLVHGFTSLAGLAATDTVQFHATMPVINDGREEFFLLASTAPPSTVPEPATYALLGGGLAALGVLRSRRRV
- a CDS encoding alpha/beta hydrolase fold domain-containing protein — translated: MPIEHWFSRRTFAGLLLGLAAACGWRRAPVPAPATSNLSYGPSPSQRFDVYSAPALSGSLAPLVVLIHGGGWESGSRAEVAKFIPYFTERRWVVANIGYRLTPEAVAPAAAEDVRNAIASVCARAAYGAGDQRWHGSRFSGRLRGCLAVGQPG